A stretch of Paenibacillus peoriae DNA encodes these proteins:
- a CDS encoding MFS transporter, producing MSTRIVSTEPPEKATSTVPFHRKISYSLTDTAGNLLYCVISSYLLYFYTDVFGLSIGIAGTLLFITRFIDAIDAPIWGILIDRTKSKYGQSRPYFLWLAIPFAVFMVLTFTTPNWSESGKIAYAAITYIIAGILYTGISTPITSILPNLSTNSNERVVLNSFRMVGGNVGFFIATTFTLPLVAFFGQGNDQKGFSLTLVLFGIMAIIMFFIAFADLRENAAVKTKSVPIAKSFTAIKRNWPWMLVVAANLCYWIGLNIRSATLIFYLQYNLDSKDLVPLINGLTSLQLISMVLIPFFARKLSKNAIMIIGLILAALGQVVILMGSTDLTLIIIGWIIGALGSGFACSMPFAMLSDTVDYGEWKNGIRASGFLTSIGSAFCIKAGSGIGGLLPAWIMGSTGYIAGQVQTPTALSGIQFSFIWLPFIIFLIGIIPMFFYKKFEKNEASIQQDLIARRS from the coding sequence ATGAGTACGAGAATTGTGAGTACAGAACCACCGGAAAAGGCAACCAGTACCGTTCCTTTTCATCGTAAAATCAGCTATTCATTAACGGATACGGCCGGCAATCTATTGTACTGTGTCATTTCCAGTTATCTATTATATTTTTATACAGATGTATTCGGTCTTTCTATCGGGATTGCCGGGACATTACTATTTATCACCCGTTTTATTGATGCTATTGATGCCCCGATTTGGGGCATCCTGATTGATCGAACGAAGTCAAAATACGGCCAGAGCAGACCCTATTTTCTATGGTTAGCAATTCCGTTCGCTGTGTTCATGGTCCTTACGTTTACGACGCCCAATTGGAGTGAGTCGGGCAAAATTGCATATGCCGCCATTACGTATATCATAGCCGGCATCCTGTACACAGGAATTAGTACGCCGATTACGTCTATTCTGCCTAACCTGAGCACCAATTCTAATGAACGCGTTGTCTTGAACTCCTTCCGCATGGTCGGGGGGAATGTGGGCTTCTTCATCGCCACGACGTTTACGTTACCTTTGGTTGCTTTCTTTGGACAAGGGAATGATCAAAAAGGATTTTCCTTAACGCTCGTTTTATTTGGAATCATGGCGATTATTATGTTTTTCATAGCGTTTGCCGATTTGCGAGAAAATGCAGCAGTGAAAACGAAATCCGTTCCCATTGCCAAAAGCTTCACAGCCATCAAACGAAACTGGCCCTGGATGCTCGTTGTAGCTGCCAACTTGTGTTACTGGATCGGTTTGAATATTCGTTCAGCTACGCTAATCTTTTATCTGCAATACAATCTGGACAGTAAGGATTTAGTACCTTTAATCAATGGACTGACCTCCTTACAGTTGATCTCGATGGTTCTGATTCCGTTTTTCGCCAGAAAATTAAGTAAAAATGCGATTATGATTATCGGATTGATATTAGCTGCGCTGGGTCAAGTCGTGATTTTAATGGGAAGTACAGACTTAACTCTCATTATTATCGGCTGGATTATTGGTGCGTTAGGATCAGGCTTTGCATGTTCTATGCCGTTTGCGATGTTGTCAGATACAGTCGATTATGGGGAATGGAAAAATGGTATTCGGGCAAGTGGCTTCCTGACCTCTATTGGAAGCGCATTCTGTATTAAAGCGGGTAGCGGAATTGGCGGATTATTGCCAGCATGGATTATGGGCAGCACCGGTTACATCGCTGGGCAAGTTCAAACCCCTACGGCGTTGTCTGGCATTCAGTTCAGCTTTATCTGGCTGCCATTTATCATCTTCTTGATCGGGATCATTCCTATGTTTTTTTATAAAAAATTCGAAAAGAATGAAGCTTCTATTCAACAAGATTTGATTGCGAGAAGATCATAG